The DNA segment GCTGCTCAGTCTGTTATGCGCCATATTCCTGCTGCAGGGATGTAGTAAACAAAATGAGGGAGAACCGATTGAACTAACAGCGCAGGAAGTGCTGGTCAGACTCCAGGATCCGAAAAAAAATTCCTTCATGCTGTACATCACCTCGGAAAATTGCTATTCCTGTGATGAATATGAAAAAATAATACAGGAAATAGAAGAGGAAACACCGTTTGAAATCTACTATCTGAAAATGGATACAAATGAAGAGGATACGGATGTCAAACGCTCACTTGAAGAACTGCAAATTACGACAGGAAATATACAGAGCCTGCCGTCTACCTTTTATTTTTATCAGGGAAGTCTGTTGCCTGAAAATAAAAAAGAAGGGTATCTGGAAAAGAAGGACTTGTTAAAATGGTTGAACGATCTGCATTTACTACATTAAATCAAGAACCTGCCACGGTATCTTCAAAGGAAGAAATCGTACAGCAGCTGACATCATTAGGAATCCAGAAGGGCATGGTACTTCTGGTGCAGGCAGACCCAAAAAGACTTGGCTATCTGATTGGCGGAGAACAGGCGCTGATTGAAGCACTCATGGAAACAGTAGGCTATGAGGGTACACTCGTTGTCGCAACCTTTACTCCGCAGCTATTGGATCCCTCCTGTCAAAAGGAGAGTGTCGAGCGTATATATTGGGATGATGTACGTGGCTCTGCTTTTCCATTTGACAGAAAACTGACGCCGCCCCGCGATGCATTTGCTTTGCAGTTTTTGCGTAATGAAGGAATCGTGCGCTCCTACCACCCATTATACAGCTTTGCCGCCTGGGGGAAATACGCCAAACTGATTTGTGATCGTCATCCTCTGCATTTCGGGCTAAGCAAGGATTCTCCTCTCGGGAAAATTGTGGAATTCAATGGCTATACTGTCCTGCTTGGATGTGAGTACGAGAACTGCTGCATGTTTCATTTAGCTCGCTATTCCGGAGATCAATTACCGATTCGCCTGGTCAGTGCACCGATTGAAAATAACAAGCAGACAATGTGGAAGGATATGCTGGATTTGGATTATCAGACAAAAAACTTCTCCGAAATAGGAGAAGTGATGGAGGAACGCAGTGTTGTAAAAACCTCTTATATCGGGAACGGACGCTGCCGTATGTTTTCTGCCAGAGAAGCGATTACACTGGCAACAGCCTATTTCCACATTCATAAGGATTGAAGCAGGATGGCGGCTGCCTTTTCGAGATAATGCTGATCGACTGCATCAAATCTTGAAAATATCGGAGAATCAATATCCAGGACACCCAGCAGGGTGTCTTCTTTTATAAGCGGTATAACGATTTCTGAATTACTGGCACTGTCACAGGCAATATGATTCACAAACTCATGTACATTATCTACCCGCTGTGTACACCTGCTTTCTGCACAAACACCACAAACACCTTTGCCCAACGGGATATGCATGCAGGCAACCATGCCTTGAAACGGTCCAAGGATCAATTCCTTATTTTTAAATAAATAAAAGCCTGCCCAATTCAGCTCAGGAAGCTCTGCGAATAACAGGGCAGACATATTTGCCATATTGGCAATCATATCATGCTCTCCCTCCAGGACTGCACATAGCTGCTGAAGGATTCGCTCATATTGTTTTTCTTTCATATAAAACACCTCACTTTTTATGAGGATATCGTATCATGATTTTAAGAAAAGAAAAAGGAGTTATCCATTAAGATAACTCACTTTCACTTTTTGAAAATTTAGTATATGCCTTAGAAATATTCTTAGCGGAATCCGGTGTCATCTTATACCAGCCCTGTGCGCTCATCATGTTGTATACATCACGCTGCAAAGTTGATACGCAGGTATAAACCTCATCAATTTTTTCGAATAATTCATCGTTGCTTGCTTCCTGTGTAAATGTATTTAGCTCTGCTTTCATATGCTTTAATGTTACCAGCAGATTGGTAGCGATGTCCTTATCGCCGTAGCTTTTTGATTTTGCTGCCATATTACTTAGCCTCGCTTTCCAGGATTTCCAGTAATGTCTGGTAATGCTCCTTTAATTTTTCCTGTACATTTTCAAAACAGCTCTTTACTTCCTCACTTTGAATCATTGTGATATCATTGGCAACACGTTTATTTAAAACAAGTGTCTGATCCAGGATATCTTCCATATACAATACGTCTTTAGGTGTCAGCATAGTGTTCACTCGTATGACTCTGTGTGTAAGTCATACATCTCCTTTCATACATTAGTATGGAGTGGAATATCCGCATGTATGCATTTGCTTTCAAGGTTTTATCTGCTATAATAGAAACTCACAGGAGGACGTCATGGAAATACAAGAACGAGAATATGTTTATATCCAAAGCTATAAGCATGATGGTAGTCTTCATAGGACCTGGGCTAAGGGATATGTCATAGAAGCAAATGAACGGCGCATTGTTGCTGTAACCAACAAAACACTTGTCAGTGAATCGGATGGTCGCAAATGGGTTACAAGGGAACCGGCAATCTGTTTCTTCTATCCGGATAAATGGTACAATGTTATCTGCATGATCCGCAAATCCGGTATTCATTATTACTGCAATCTTGCCTCACCGTCTCTTTATGATGGAGAAGCAATTAAGAATATTGATTACGATCTGGATGTGAAGGTATCGCCAACAGGAAAGACAACCTTGCTGGATGAGGATGAATACCGGCAGCATTCAGCAGAAATGGGATACAGCCGGAAGCTGGATGAAGCGATACATCGTGGTCTGGATCGACTGATGGTAGATATCCGGCTTCAGAATTCACCGTTTGAGCATCGTGAGATATCTGCCTTGTATGATAAATACCTGCGTTATATGGAAGAGGATAAAAGAGCTAAATAAGGCATATACGCGGTATATGAAGGAAATATGACAAAAAATCAAAAAAAGTGAAATAAAACGTTGACACAAAGAATGATTCGTTGTATTATATACGAGCGCTGATGAGAAACAGCGGCGCACGAAATAGAAATTTCGGTCTTTGAAAACTGAACAGGAAACGTCAATTATTTGAGAAAACAATATTCTCGGAATAACGATAACTAAAATGAAATTCAAACGCAAGTCATGCGTTAGAGCTAAATCAAATGGAGAGTTTGATCCTGGCTCAGGATGAACGCTGGCGGCATGCCTAATACATGCAAGTCGAACGAAGTCTCTAGGGAGCTTGCTTCCAAAGAGACTTAGTGGCGAACGGGTGAGTAACACGTAGGTAACCTGCCCATGTGTCTGGGATAACTGCTGGAAACGGTAGCTAAAACCGGATAGGTATACGGAGCGCATGCTCTGTATATTAAAGCACCCCTCAAGGTGTGAACATGGATGGACCTGCGGCGCATTAGCTAGTTGGTGAGGTAACGGCCCACCAAGGCGATGATGCGTAGCCGGCCTGAGAGGGTAAACGGCCACATTGGGACTGAGACACGGCCCAAACTCCTACGGGAGGCAGCAGTAGGGAATTTTCGTCAATGGGGGGAACCCTGAACGAGCAATGCCGCGTGAGTGAAGAAGGTCTTCGGATCGTAAAGCTCTGTTGTAAGTGAAGAACGGCTCATAGAGGAAATGCTATGGGAGTGACGGTAGCTTACCAGAAAGCCACGGCTAACTACGTGCCAGCAGCCGCGGTAATACGTAGGTGGCAAGCGTTATCCGGAATCATTGGGCGTAAAGGGTGCGTAGGTGGCGTACTAAGTCTGTAGTAAAAGGCAATGGCTCAACCATTGTAAGCTATGGAAACTGGTAGGCTAGAGTGCAGAAGAGGGCGATGGAATTCCATGTGTAGCGGTAAAATGCGTAGATATATGGAGGAACACCAGTGGCGAAGGCGGTCGCCTGGTCTGTAACTGACACTGAGGCACGAAAGCGTGGGGAGCAAATAGGATTAGATACCCTAGTAGTCCACGCCGTAAACGATGAGAACTAAGTGTTGGAGGAATTCAGTGCTGCAGTTAACGCAATAAGTTCTCCGCCTGGGGAGTATGCACGCAAGTGTGAAACTCAAAGGAATTGACGGGGGCCCGCACAAGCGGTGGAGTATGTGGTTTAATTCGAAGCAACGCGAAGAACCTTACCAGGCCTTGACATGGATGCAAAGGCTCTAGAGATAGAGAGATAAATATGGATCACACAGGTGGTGCATGGTTGTCGTCAGCTCGTGTCGTGAGATGTTGGGTTAAGTCCCGCAACGAGCGCAACCCTTGTCGCATGTTACCAGCATCAAGTTGGGGACTCATGCGAGACTGCCGGTGACAAACCGGAGGAAGGTGGGGATGACGTCAAATCATCATGCCCCTTATGGCCTGGGCTACACACGTACTACAATGGCGACCACAAAGAGCAGCGACTTGGTGACAAGAAGCGAATCTCATAAAGGTCGTCTCAGTTCGGATTGAAGTCTGCAACTCGACTTCATGAAGTCGGAATCGCTAGTAATCGCAGATCAGCATGCTGCGGTGAATACGTTCTCGGGCCTTGTACACACCGCCCGTCAAACCATGGGAGTCAGTAATACCCGAAGCCGGTGGCATAACCGTAAGGAGTGAGCCGTCGAAGGTAGGACCGATGACTGGGGTTAAGTCGTAACAAGGTATCCCTACGGGAACGTGGGGAT comes from the Erysipelotrichaceae bacterium 66202529 genome and includes:
- a CDS encoding thioredoxin family protein, with protein sequence MKKVLLSLLCAIFLLQGCSKQNEGEPIELTAQEVLVRLQDPKKNSFMLYITSENCYSCDEYEKIIQEIEEETPFEIYYLKMDTNEEDTDVKRSLEELQITTGNIQSLPSTFYFYQGSLLPENKKEGYLEKKDLLKWLNDLHLLH
- a CDS encoding histidine kinase, which produces MKEKQYERILQQLCAVLEGEHDMIANMANMSALLFAELPELNWAGFYLFKNKELILGPFQGMVACMHIPLGKGVCGVCAESRCTQRVDNVHEFVNHIACDSASNSEIVIPLIKEDTLLGVLDIDSPIFSRFDAVDQHYLEKAAAILLQSL
- a CDS encoding spore coat protein encodes the protein MAAKSKSYGDKDIATNLLVTLKHMKAELNTFTQEASNDELFEKIDEVYTCVSTLQRDVYNMMSAQGWYKMTPDSAKNISKAYTKFSKSESELS
- a CDS encoding oxidoreductase, with amino-acid sequence MLTPKDVLYMEDILDQTLVLNKRVANDITMIQSEEVKSCFENVQEKLKEHYQTLLEILESEAK
- a CDS encoding aminoglycoside N(3)-acetyltransferase; this encodes MVERSAFTTLNQEPATVSSKEEIVQQLTSLGIQKGMVLLVQADPKRLGYLIGGEQALIEALMETVGYEGTLVVATFTPQLLDPSCQKESVERIYWDDVRGSAFPFDRKLTPPRDAFALQFLRNEGIVRSYHPLYSFAAWGKYAKLICDRHPLHFGLSKDSPLGKIVEFNGYTVLLGCEYENCCMFHLARYSGDQLPIRLVSAPIENNKQTMWKDMLDLDYQTKNFSEIGEVMEERSVVKTSYIGNGRCRMFSAREAITLATAYFHIHKD
- a CDS encoding DUF402 domain-containing protein, encoding MEIQEREYVYIQSYKHDGSLHRTWAKGYVIEANERRIVAVTNKTLVSESDGRKWVTREPAICFFYPDKWYNVICMIRKSGIHYYCNLASPSLYDGEAIKNIDYDLDVKVSPTGKTTLLDEDEYRQHSAEMGYSRKLDEAIHRGLDRLMVDIRLQNSPFEHREISALYDKYLRYMEEDKRAK